The Candidatus Zixiibacteriota bacterium genome has a segment encoding these proteins:
- the lpxK gene encoding tetraacyldisaccharide 4'-kinase: MMEKLWREILGNRRNPLFSPLLFILWAVSLVYRLGLYLNSLMTSTALKLEVPVISVGNLTLGGTGKTPMVIEIALYFIKKGKSVGIASSGYGRRAKGQIAGTGREIAAHGPEMVGDEILMMAERLPEVLFVVAETKTEAARFLVAKYQLDLILIDDGFQHRRLARDIDLLLIDATGDIRKEPLFPLGRRREPLSAIKRADLVILTRAEAKTAERFEWVKEKYGKETVPVSFAWMAVKSDRESFPLETLAEKPVYIFAGVGNFDALRVEAMARFKNIRQFRRFPDHCRYDRREQIAIRKDIEQFQPEFVITTHKDYVKLRGFDFGIPIYYLEMDIRYPVEQEALYEFLSETLLKKYGKKI, encoded by the coding sequence ATGATGGAAAAACTCTGGCGGGAAATTCTTGGCAACCGTCGCAACCCCCTGTTTTCGCCCCTTCTATTTATTCTATGGGCGGTATCCCTTGTATATCGTCTCGGGCTCTATCTCAATTCGTTGATGACTTCAACAGCGCTGAAACTGGAAGTGCCGGTTATATCGGTCGGAAACCTGACTCTCGGCGGCACCGGCAAAACGCCGATGGTAATCGAGATTGCCTTATATTTTATCAAGAAGGGCAAGTCAGTCGGAATCGCGTCGAGCGGTTATGGTAGAAGAGCGAAAGGCCAAATAGCAGGAACTGGTCGGGAGATTGCAGCGCACGGGCCGGAGATGGTGGGGGATGAAATTCTGATGATGGCGGAGAGACTGCCGGAAGTCTTATTTGTCGTCGCCGAAACCAAGACGGAAGCGGCGCGGTTTCTTGTTGCGAAATATCAGCTGGACTTGATTTTGATTGATGACGGCTTTCAGCATCGGCGCTTGGCGCGAGATATTGACCTGCTTCTGATTGACGCCACCGGTGACATTCGCAAGGAGCCGTTGTTTCCTCTGGGACGTCGCCGCGAGCCGTTATCCGCCATAAAGAGAGCCGACCTCGTTATATTGACGCGCGCTGAGGCAAAGACGGCAGAGCGATTTGAATGGGTAAAGGAGAAATATGGCAAAGAAACGGTACCGGTCTCTTTTGCGTGGATGGCGGTCAAGTCCGACAGAGAGTCATTCCCGCTTGAGACCCTGGCCGAAAAGCCGGTCTATATCTTTGCCGGAGTCGGGAATTTTGATGCTCTGAGAGTCGAGGCGATGGCTCGCTTCAAGAATATCCGGCAATTCCGCCGTTTTCCGGACCATTGCCGTTACGACCGGAGGGAGCAGATAGCTATCAGAAAGGATATCGAACAATTCCAGCCGGAATTCGTTATTACTACTCACAAAGATTATGTCAAGCTGCGAGGTTTTGATTTTGGCATACCGATTTATTATCTTGAAATGGATATCAGATATCCTGTCGAACAGGAAGCTCTGTATGAGTTTCTTAGCGAGACGCTACTAAAGAAATATGGAAAGAAGATATGA
- the nadB gene encoding L-aspartate oxidase, which produces MERRYDFIVIGSGIAGLFFAQKVADLMPKARVAVITKKSESDSNTNYAQGGIATVMSPTDSFDAHIADTLTAGAGLCHTKVVETIVRNGPEAVRKLIDIGVKFTKVKGSYDLGREGGHSTNRVIHAADLTGREIERALLTACRRKKNVDIFRDTIGLDLITYEHQGHRRCGGVYTFSQHKRDFSSFYASVTMLATGGLGQAYFNTTNPAIATGDGVAMAFRAGARVANLEFVQFHPTTLYSPGRKPFLISEAVRGEGAILINAAGKKFMRKYHPLKELAPRDIVARAIDSEMKESGEEFVYLDISHRPAALIKKRFPNIYKECLRRGLDITKEPIPVVPSAHYACGGVLADIYGRTDIEGMYVCGEAACTGMHGANRLASNSLLEAVVMADFAADDAVAFIAENRFPEVPPAEQWLHSSIVRQKEKIYISHDRLSLKRLMSDFLGIVRSEERLRLAQERIRMILRAINNYYLSQPASYNIVELRNLALVSDLIVRCASRRKESRGLHYIIDYPETDDLHYRRDTVIAPPGFKRFIPNRKGRA; this is translated from the coding sequence ATGGAAAGAAGATATGATTTCATAGTTATCGGTTCCGGTATCGCCGGGCTGTTTTTCGCTCAGAAGGTCGCCGACCTGATGCCGAAAGCGCGGGTGGCGGTCATTACCAAGAAGAGCGAATCAGATTCCAATACCAACTATGCCCAGGGGGGGATAGCCACGGTGATGTCGCCGACCGACAGCTTTGATGCCCATATTGCCGATACTCTTACCGCCGGCGCCGGTCTGTGTCACACGAAAGTGGTCGAGACTATTGTCCGAAACGGACCGGAAGCGGTCAGGAAACTGATTGATATCGGGGTCAAGTTTACCAAGGTGAAAGGAAGTTACGACCTGGGAAGGGAAGGGGGGCATTCGACCAACCGGGTAATTCATGCCGCCGACCTTACCGGCCGCGAGATTGAGCGGGCGCTTCTGACCGCCTGCCGCAGGAAAAAGAATGTCGATATTTTCCGCGACACTATCGGGCTCGATTTAATCACTTATGAGCATCAGGGGCACCGCCGCTGCGGAGGCGTTTACACTTTTTCCCAGCATAAACGGGATTTCAGCAGTTTTTATGCCTCGGTTACCATGCTTGCCACCGGTGGTCTGGGGCAGGCATATTTCAATACCACCAATCCGGCGATTGCAACCGGTGACGGGGTCGCTATGGCGTTTCGGGCCGGCGCCCGGGTTGCCAATCTCGAGTTCGTGCAGTTTCACCCCACCACCCTCTATTCTCCCGGACGAAAACCGTTTCTGATTTCCGAAGCGGTGCGGGGCGAGGGGGCGATTCTGATTAATGCGGCCGGAAAAAAGTTCATGAGAAAGTATCATCCCCTTAAGGAGCTGGCGCCCCGGGATATTGTCGCCCGCGCCATCGACAGCGAGATGAAAGAAAGCGGCGAAGAATTTGTTTATCTCGATATCAGCCATCGCCCGGCGGCTTTAATCAAGAAGCGGTTTCCGAATATCTATAAGGAATGTCTGCGGCGGGGGCTCGATATCACCAAAGAGCCGATACCGGTGGTGCCATCAGCGCACTACGCCTGCGGCGGAGTCCTTGCCGATATCTATGGCAGAACCGATATTGAAGGGATGTATGTCTGCGGCGAAGCGGCCTGCACCGGGATGCATGGCGCCAACCGTCTCGCCTCCAATTCGCTTCTGGAAGCGGTGGTGATGGCGGACTTTGCCGCCGATGATGCTGTCGCCTTTATCGCCGAAAACCGTTTCCCCGAGGTGCCCCCCGCCGAGCAATGGCTGCATTCGTCGATTGTTCGTCAGAAGGAAAAAATTTATATCTCGCACGACCGGCTTTCGCTAAAACGGCTGATGTCCGATTTCCTGGGGATTGTCCGCTCGGAAGAACGACTCCGTCTGGCGCAGGAGAGAATTCGGATGATTCTGAGAGCGATAAATAACTACTATCTGAGTCAGCCAGCGTCATATAATATTGTCGAACTGCGCAACCTGGCGCTGGTTTCCGACCTGATTGTCCGATGCGCCTCGCGCCGCAAAGAGTCGCGCGGGCTGCATTATATAATCGATTATCCGGAAACTGATGACCTCCATTACCGGCGTGATACCGTCATTGCTCCGCCGGGATTCAAGCGGTTTATCCCTAATCGGAAAGGAAGAGCATAG